The DNA region aaacaacgtttacgttGGGCTGGCCCTGAGAAGAGCCATTGGGTTGGCTCTGAGAAGAGCCGTTAGGTTGGCCCTGAGAAAGGCCCTTAGCAACTCCATCTCTGCTCTCGCGTAGAAGAAACACCGCTTCACAGTAGTAGTCACACGGACAAAACAATCTACAACCAAGTACAACTTATAGCGTTCAGTCACCTGCCTGCCACCTTCGTTACCGGGGTCAGGACAGGGTCCAGGGGAGACGATGAGGACGTAGCTACAAACACTCAGAGACTCCCCCCCCCCCACAAAaaagctagtcttatatataaaattctcgtgtcacaatgttacttacaatactcctccgataCGAcaggatcgatttttatgaaattttgtgtacatatcgggtaggtctgagaatcaaccaacatctatttttcatacccctaagttataataggaggggggattaagggggttagttacatatatggcaaaacaacgtttgcggggccaGCTTGTATGTATATCTATTCGTCAAAGACATCTAAAAAGTCgctttgtaaaaaattaaataggaagattactattttttttattataaataaagtaatttattataatataaagtaattttttataataatatataaagtaattagACGCTGAGTTGAcgattgatgatgatgagatcTCGTCTTATCTTGGTGAATATGATCAAGTTTTGGATAGAAATCGGTTATaaagtaacttttttaatattaaaaactaaacacGCTTTTTTTCAACAGATGTTTCCAATATAAACAGAAATGTTTAAGTAGCCACTATTTTCATCAGCCGTTTAGTAAAAATTCCTCTTGCGTTTGGAATAACATACCTATAGAAAAGCAGACacgatttttataaacaatattttcatttcgtaGTTTAATTTCCGTTCACTCATGGTGAGAAGTGGTAGATGTAGagctaattttataataattttaaaaataattattttaaaaataattgaatttacacacgtttattttaaacaaaatctgtctctataataaagtaaacgtcacgattcagcctgcaacattccactgctgaacataggcctctttcaccatgtaaaacgaggattggagcttaatccaccacgttgctccactgcggattgtcGGATACGCACTCTACTAAGAGTAGATATGATCGCtataagatatttatgataacaacataTGATGACTACTCTTGAGGCAGGGTGGAGAGACccacccacaaggacagacttacaaaccttttttttttgtataaatacaaatatccatcccgaaccCGCAAATATTCACGTGTTTAGACGCCtatacacgcaccactacaccagagtgacTAGtacgagttttgtttaatccgtctcgtaataacgggcgtaaattttaacttcattttgtatgggaaattcgggatttcaacctagttctcgcgtttgccgctagatgattccgtatcgattgtatcgtatactattctttatcgtctaggctgcactgtttaaattcccatacaaaataatcttcacgtataaacgcgtttctgtcatgtttctgtaaataaaactcgcactaagCACTCTGAGTAGTTGTCAAAGTaaagtatttactttaaaaactacaacaatataataatatgaattcaCTTGCTATTGTGAAAAATGTACAGACTGTTAGTGTgaattataagtatttgtttTCGGAGTCGAGATGTTGCCATAAACAGAATACATGAATAGAACCCTCATACTAAACTTACGGATTGTGCCACTGTAATATTCAGtgattaatatcttaaaaaaggGTCAATCAAGTATTCGTTGTGTGCTATCAATTACCTATGTTTCATCAATCGTCAGCCACGTTCACGATATCAAGGTcatcatttttttgttttactacaaGTCTATTTACATCAGTTAaatataatgcatatttaattattttatccagGTTCGTGCCTGCAGTGCTACCAGTGTAACTCTGAATCAGACCCGAAATGCAAAGATCCCTTCTCAGCTACTAAGAGCTTAGTGGTaagtgtttaaaattataacaggAAAGTTATTTCAGCCTGACCATCTACCAACATCGTTTATTAAATCAATTGTCATTTAATAGGAAAATAGCATAACGTTTAAAGGAGTAAGACATTTTTTAGATCATATATATGATGGTAACAACAATTCTGAATTAATTGCGACAGgtgaaaaaacagaaaaaaaacagaTTCTTAAGTAGGTCAACaagaaataatgaaatttttaggTTTTATACTTTATGTGTAATatggtatatacctatgtaagtaaaaatacttacacatatatgtacctatatacgACTTATACATTCCTTTATATTTGTCTTTTTTCAGGACTGCAATACTCAGGATTCGATCAACTACAACCGCCAGTACTTGCGAGACATTCTGCCACGAGAACTCGTCGAAGGAGTCACTGGAGCACCAAGATACTGTCACAAGATTATCATGCGTTAGTACAGATTTTAATTCATATATTATTAACGGTATATAAGTATATCCGACAAAGTGTTGTGGTACCATATGGGTGGTAACTGGTAGTAACTTCCATATCGCGCTGAGTAggaacgaaaaaaaatataaaatgtggtTAAAATTTGAGAAAACCGTAGAAGTTACTTTGATGTACTTGTACTAATACATAACGCAACGACTAACATTGCTCTGATATAATAATAGGCGTTGTAATTATACTtacttatgtattataattacatagaaTATAATCGAACTTTTCTCAAAAAGTAGATTCATTGTAGTCAAAAAATTTGTCATTGACAACGTGATAGATAATACGTTTGTCATTATATTATGCTTatcagattatttattaatattaactatattacttttttgtgaatcaaaatatttgtatataggTACTTTccttttctatttttagaaaaacAGTTTATCGaaagaaataatgaaataagaCAGGGACCAAGTATGTTTAAATGAATTCTTTCTTAAAAATCTCTTAGAAACTGTTTGACGTTTATTAAAACCATTATGATTATTACGTTACGAGCAACGAATCTTCTCAAGAGGTTTAAGATACAGAATTTCCCAAAGAATTTATtgggttttatttttgtttattgacaTAGGTCCTCATGTATTGTAGCgtgaaattttactttaaaaatgaataatatagaGATCTCGTCAGACCTTTTTTGTAGGAAAATACAAGTAGTTTCTAGCTGTAGTTCCTACAAAAAAGGTTCGACGAGTTCTGAGcaatttttttaccaaatatttaaattgaacaattgtgaaatgcattttttttttgatacgcTTATTTAAGACAGATATAtgtatcataattaattttgtttacaaattcCAGAAAGCGGAGCAACTGTACGTACTTGTTTGGATGCTAATCCAACCGACCTGAACCATTCCTGCCGTCTCTTCAACAACCAGGCTACCCAGGCACCAGCTGATCCCAGCAAGCGTATCAAGTACTGCAGCGTGTGCGACAAGGACCGTTGCAATGGAGCTGGATCCATCGCCGTTTCTATTCCTCTAGCAATCTTCGCTCTCATCACGTCATACCTCTACAGCAAGCAATAATACAATGAACTAGAATCCGAAACGGTCAGCTTTTACCATGCTTACCGCTTTGATGATATTACaccttaaaattaaaacttatgaaCTACAACTAAGAGCTAATGCAAACAATGTCACCCTTTCATCACACTgtaaaacgtttaaaaattcaaatgagTTAACGAGAGGTCAAGATTGTGAcgattaataacaaaataattagttgTACATCGAAAACCGTAATCAGTTTGTAAGCTACATAAAAgtataaagatttaatttaaataagtttacataattattctagctttatatatttaactatatttttcgtaaaaaaaaatatgattattatctATTGCCTATAAAACAGCGAACCCAACAAACAGTGTAACAGTATTTCTATCGcatatatgaaaattattatgattttagaAAGGAAGATATTGTAACTGTTACTCATTACACATTTTTAAGAATAGGCTTTTAAATAGCCAAAATGTAAGTCAAAATAATCCGATGTTTATATCGTGTATTGTAAACAATTTTAAGTGCCAAAGCggcttattttaaatatatacaaaattaaaatacaatggcCTTGATTATATACAACCCGtccaaaaattatttgtttttgcttGTTCGAACATGTTACATTaagtatatttaacataaatgtTATAGAAAGTAATAGGTAAATACCAAAAACtgatattaataaagttattgtatagtatttttttttaatttttagtttctggttataatttaaattcctGCACAGAACAtaatttgtacattttacaattaattgcattaaaaatataatctggTATAAAATAGACTCATTTTCAATATTGTCAAGAAATTCCCAGACATTGTGTTACTAATATAGaatggttaattttaatttgcagttgtatgtaaacaattattttaggcacaagataattatattaatctaaaacattattttaaaaaataattaactaagcatttatatatacaatattatgtgTTGACTGTCCCTTTAAGACgtatgtatttgtaataaagttaataaaaacaggaataaaattttattcattacgTAGTATACGGTCTTCATAAagtaacataattgtgtttgctagcaaacgaaacaataactactctagtatctactcgtaagttgtattcagttttctttcataatttgtttcattgactattaggttgaatactgttattattctgttattgttttgacatatctaataatatttttttatttgtttcttgtgtgtgtgtgtgtgtgttgtttgtatttgttattgtagccaggttgttgtagtatttacttggcaccaacttcaaaattataaaatatttatttaatcatttctgattaactaaatcaaaatacgaattactttgtgctaagtaaatttatttttcactttttagtttcctgtttgaagtcggttttttttttgttaaaaattattttattttacaatttttagtgatgggtagacctaacaaggatgctttttctcttatgtcgggggttcggaaacatacacaatacacaagcacaaacacccgatcatgacaaacatctatatggccaatacaaatgtctgtcgtgcgcgggaattgaacccactaacgccagcgcaacagccggtgctgtgaccgctgcgctaacgcgtcgacatactatgagtaaagttcgctatcaggtgtacgtaataacaaccgggactgacagcctagcgtgttctccgaggctaggttgggagaaccacaaggattaacaactagaccaaaaataaatatttatataaacataaatatccactccgagctagaatagaacccgcgaccgtcggtgtttaggcgccgccgacacggcacatgcaacattatatcaaagcggtcgtcaaacagcaaaaggtaactgctgtaaattgttgagaaattccctcgagtgttgataggctccatcatcaaacctggtcctgcgacacagacgaccagacagcaggtaattgctatatatcgttgaaaagttccctcgactatctttcgtctccatcatcagactgtaatggcacttgtaactcatataggtgcaaagttctcatcaatagaaacgaattaagttcaaatagcaggtaattgctataagtcgttgaagagttccctcgactatctttcgtcttcatcatcagattgaaatggtacttataactcatatatatgtaaagttctcatcaatagaaacgaattaagttcaaacaggtgctgtgtggctacggcactaaagaatttagccaccccctctcttcgcgtgggtgtcgtaagag from Melitaea cinxia chromosome 15, ilMelCinx1.1, whole genome shotgun sequence includes:
- the LOC123660443 gene encoding uncharacterized protein LOC123660443 — its product is MARSGVHLLSLAALLAVIEIGSCLQCYQCNSESDPKCKDPFSATKSLVDCNTQDSINYNRQYLRDILPRELVEGVTGAPRYCHKIIMQSGATVRTCLDANPTDLNHSCRLFNNQATQAPADPSKRIKYCSVCDKDRCNGAGSIAVSIPLAIFALITSYLYSKQ